The Nisaea sediminum genome window below encodes:
- a CDS encoding MFS transporter, which yields MHRSVTTASSPWTPVLVGTLIAASAILSTSMGIRQSLGLFLDPVARATGISVASFGLAMAVQNLVWGIFQPTMGALSDRYGGHMVVTIGAASFAGGLWLMTLGGALGLYVGGGLLIGIAIAATSHGVLVGVISRLAAPGVRAISISVLAAAGSLGTLVLAPASQAMLDRMPWNTVLLVLAALSAGMVVLALVLRGRRRGQPAAHSERPNALKAIREALRHRGYVAMTVAFFACGFQLIFVATHLPKFVAICGLSPSVSANTIALIGVCNAVGTLLVGYLGERFGNRLVLSLIYVFRTIAIASYAFMPVSVVSTLLFGAAMGLLWLSVIPPVSGLLNNMFGATNFGALFGVMFLSHQIGAFLGAYLGGLTFDLTGDYLIAWSAMIVVGLLAALIQISMDDRPAGTLAPA from the coding sequence ATGCATCGGTCCGTTACGACTGCTTCCTCCCCGTGGACTCCGGTCCTTGTCGGAACGCTCATCGCCGCCAGCGCGATCCTTTCCACATCGATGGGCATCCGTCAGAGCCTCGGGCTTTTTCTCGACCCGGTCGCGCGGGCGACGGGGATCTCCGTCGCCTCCTTCGGACTGGCAATGGCAGTGCAAAATCTCGTCTGGGGCATTTTCCAGCCGACGATGGGAGCGCTCTCGGATCGCTACGGCGGACATATGGTGGTGACCATCGGCGCGGCGAGCTTCGCCGGCGGGCTGTGGCTGATGACGCTCGGTGGGGCGCTCGGCCTATATGTCGGCGGCGGTCTGCTGATCGGCATCGCGATCGCAGCGACGTCCCACGGGGTTCTGGTCGGCGTGATCTCGCGCCTCGCCGCTCCTGGTGTACGCGCAATCTCGATCTCGGTCCTCGCCGCCGCCGGGTCGCTGGGCACTCTGGTACTCGCTCCGGCATCTCAGGCCATGCTGGATCGGATGCCATGGAATACCGTGCTTCTGGTTCTGGCCGCGCTGTCCGCCGGCATGGTTGTGCTGGCGCTCGTTCTGAGAGGACGGCGGCGCGGCCAGCCGGCGGCGCATTCGGAACGGCCGAATGCCCTGAAAGCGATTCGCGAGGCGTTGCGTCATCGCGGCTATGTCGCGATGACGGTCGCGTTCTTCGCCTGCGGTTTCCAGCTGATCTTCGTTGCGACGCATCTGCCGAAATTTGTCGCCATCTGCGGCCTTTCGCCCTCCGTCAGCGCGAACACGATCGCTCTCATCGGTGTCTGCAACGCGGTCGGGACCCTTCTCGTCGGATATCTCGGTGAGCGGTTCGGCAACCGGCTTGTTCTCAGCCTGATCTACGTCTTCCGGACAATCGCGATCGCGAGTTATGCCTTCATGCCCGTCTCTGTCGTCAGCACGCTTCTCTTCGGTGCTGCGATGGGGTTGCTTTGGCTGAGCGTCATCCCGCCCGTAAGCGGTTTGCTGAACAACATGTTCGGCGCGACGAATTTCGGCGCCCTTTTCGGCGTCATGTTCCTCAGCCACCAGATCGGAGCCTTTCTTGGAGCTTATCTCGGGGGACTGACCTTCGATCTGACCGGGGATTACCTCATCGCCTGGAGTGCGATGATCGTCGTCGGCCTGCTCGCCGCCCTGATCCAGATCTCGATGGATGACAGGCCGGCCGGGACTCTCGCCCCGGCCTGA
- a CDS encoding DUF6614 family protein: MDFYHIYCDLKPGVKDMDFAESVQGYFAYLKDQGLIEGSRITRRKLGLGPADGTEFHMWLETRDLAQLDAAFTHVSSRSEPVESFHHAVNSKVQNVRFTLYRDFPDPQRKRGEEKF; this comes from the coding sequence ATGGATTTCTACCACATCTACTGTGACCTGAAGCCTGGCGTTAAGGACATGGACTTCGCCGAGTCCGTCCAGGGCTATTTCGCCTATCTGAAAGATCAGGGTCTGATCGAGGGGTCCCGCATCACCCGCCGAAAGCTCGGCCTCGGCCCCGCGGACGGAACCGAGTTCCATATGTGGCTGGAGACCCGCGACCTCGCCCAGCTCGACGCGGCCTTCACTCATGTCTCCAGCCGGAGCGAGCCGGTGGAGAGCTTCCATCACGCGGTGAACTCCAAGGTCCAGAACGTGCGCTTCACGCTCTACCGGGACTTCCCCGACCCGCAGAGGAAGCGGGGCGAGGAGAAGTTCTGA
- a CDS encoding TetR/AcrR family transcriptional regulator — translation MNTKDRIIEAADELFYSGSIRETSVDRIAERAGVTKKTLYYHFRSKDDLVAAYLEARDRPTRERYLAWAGTSGPMADRVVRMFTALSEHARREDWRGCGFLRAAVELADSQGHPALEVARRHKAGFEAWLAEELEQDGYGSAHELARLLMILLDGAIARMLVNRDPAYAMEAGQAARSLLLSRNDSMSAMYTD, via the coding sequence ATGAACACGAAAGACCGGATCATAGAGGCCGCTGACGAATTGTTCTATTCGGGCAGCATTCGCGAAACCAGCGTCGACCGGATCGCGGAGCGGGCCGGAGTAACCAAGAAGACGCTCTATTACCATTTCCGCTCCAAGGACGATCTTGTGGCGGCCTATCTGGAGGCACGGGATCGCCCGACACGCGAGCGCTATCTCGCCTGGGCCGGGACATCGGGGCCGATGGCGGACCGGGTCGTCAGGATGTTCACCGCCCTGTCTGAACACGCACGCCGCGAAGACTGGCGGGGCTGCGGCTTTCTCCGGGCTGCGGTGGAGCTGGCGGACAGTCAGGGGCATCCGGCGCTCGAAGTGGCCCGGCGGCACAAGGCCGGGTTCGAAGCATGGCTGGCGGAGGAGCTCGAGCAAGACGGCTATGGCTCGGCGCACGAACTGGCGCGATTGCTCATGATATTGCTCGACGGCGCCATCGCCCGGATGCTGGTGAATCGGGATCCGGCCTATGCGATGGAGGCGGGGCAGGCGGCGCGGAGCCTTCTGCTCTCACGGAACGACAGCATGTCGGCTATGTATACTGACTAG
- a CDS encoding NADP-dependent isocitrate dehydrogenase, with protein MAKIKVKNPIVELDGDEMTRIIWKMIKEKLILPYLDVDLKYYDLGMEKRDETDDQITIDSANAIKKYGVGVKCATITPDEARVEEFGLKKMWRSPNGTIRNILGGTVFRQPIICDNVPRLVPGWTQPIVIGRHAFGDQYRATDMVVKGPGKLTMTFQPADGSPAITHEVFDFPGGGVAMSMYNLDDSIRGFARACMNYGLDLGWPVYLSTKNTILKAYDGRFKDLFQEVFEEEFADKFKAKGIIYEHRLIDDMVAAAMKWSGGFVWACKNYDGDVQSDTVAQGFGSLGLMTSVLMTPDGKTVEAEAAHGTVTRHYRQHQQGKETSTNPIASIFAWTRGLAYRAKFDDTPEVLKFAETLEKVCVDTVEAGDMTKDLALLISPDQPWLTTQQFLSKLDENLQKAMS; from the coding sequence ATGGCCAAGATCAAGGTCAAGAATCCTATCGTCGAGCTCGACGGCGACGAGATGACGCGGATCATCTGGAAGATGATCAAGGAAAAGCTCATCCTCCCGTACCTCGATGTCGATCTCAAATACTACGACCTCGGCATGGAAAAGCGCGACGAGACGGATGACCAGATCACCATCGACTCCGCGAATGCGATCAAGAAATACGGCGTCGGCGTCAAGTGCGCGACCATCACGCCGGACGAGGCCCGGGTCGAGGAATTCGGCCTGAAGAAGATGTGGCGCTCGCCGAACGGCACGATCCGCAACATCCTTGGCGGCACCGTGTTCCGTCAGCCGATCATCTGCGACAACGTCCCGCGCCTGGTTCCGGGCTGGACCCAGCCGATCGTCATCGGCCGCCATGCCTTCGGCGACCAGTACCGCGCCACCGACATGGTGGTGAAGGGCCCGGGCAAACTGACCATGACCTTCCAGCCGGCCGACGGCAGCCCAGCGATCACCCACGAGGTGTTCGACTTCCCGGGCGGCGGTGTCGCCATGTCCATGTACAACCTCGACGATTCCATCCGCGGTTTCGCCCGGGCCTGCATGAACTACGGCCTCGATCTCGGCTGGCCGGTCTATCTCTCGACCAAGAACACCATCCTCAAGGCCTATGACGGCCGCTTCAAGGACCTGTTCCAGGAAGTCTTCGAGGAGGAGTTCGCGGACAAGTTCAAGGCCAAGGGCATCATCTACGAACACCGCCTGATCGACGACATGGTCGCGGCCGCGATGAAGTGGTCCGGCGGCTTTGTCTGGGCCTGCAAGAACTACGACGGCGACGTGCAGTCCGATACCGTGGCCCAGGGCTTCGGCTCGCTCGGCCTGATGACCTCCGTGCTGATGACGCCGGACGGAAAGACGGTCGAGGCGGAAGCCGCCCACGGCACCGTGACCCGTCACTACCGCCAGCACCAGCAGGGTAAGGAAACCTCGACCAACCCGATCGCGTCGATCTTCGCCTGGACCCGCGGCCTCGCCTACCGGGCCAAGTTCGACGACACGCCGGAAGTGCTGAAGTTCGCCGAGACCCTGGAGAAGGTCTGCGTCGATACCGTCGAGGCGGGCGACATGACCAAGGATCTGGCGCTGCTGATCAGCCCGGACCAGCCCTGGCTCACCACCCAGCAGTTCCTGTCCAAGCTGGACGAGAACCTGCAGAAGGCGATGAGCTGA